The proteins below are encoded in one region of Acidithiobacillus ferrooxidans ATCC 23270:
- the hemN gene encoding oxygen-independent coproporphyrinogen III oxidase — protein sequence MTITPTQSLIFDPELIRRYDQPGPRYTSYPTAPHFREDFDERSLQGALDRSNTSGRPLSLYFHIPFCEHLCFYCACTKVVTRHHEWGTPYVAHLDQEMALTRAHIDGNRPVDQLHFGGGTPTFLRRHDMTVLLDSIRKHFLLLPDDRGEYGIEIDPRALEPGTLRLLRDFGFNRISIGVQDLDTAVQKAVHREQSFALTAGVIGEARQLGFRSVSLDLIYGLPLQTPESFARTLEAVLAMRPDRLSVFNYAHLPERFPPQKRIPDADIPSPDTKLRILAESIATLQEAGYLYIGMDHFALPDDELAIAQREGSLYRNFQGYSTHAGTDLLAFGMSAIAMVGPTYSQNIKDLDTWGTTLESGHLPVERGLHLGDEDLLRRHIITRLICDFSLDFAALNRQFGLDFHQHFAASLPALEAMASDGLLHMDAHTLTVTPQGRLLIRHICMAFDAYLAQKPVRYSRVI from the coding sequence ATGACCATAACGCCCACCCAAAGCCTGATTTTCGACCCGGAACTCATCCGCCGTTACGACCAGCCGGGGCCGCGCTACACCTCGTACCCCACAGCCCCCCATTTCCGCGAAGATTTCGATGAAAGATCGCTGCAAGGCGCGCTCGACCGCTCCAATACCAGCGGTCGCCCACTCTCTCTATACTTCCATATCCCCTTTTGCGAGCATCTGTGTTTTTACTGCGCCTGCACCAAGGTGGTCACCCGCCACCACGAATGGGGAACACCCTATGTCGCCCATCTGGACCAGGAAATGGCCCTGACGCGCGCCCACATCGACGGCAACCGTCCCGTGGACCAACTGCATTTCGGCGGCGGCACTCCCACTTTCCTCCGCCGGCATGACATGACCGTCCTCCTGGACAGCATCCGCAAACACTTCCTTTTGCTCCCGGATGATCGAGGTGAATACGGCATCGAAATCGACCCGCGCGCGCTGGAGCCCGGCACGCTCCGCCTCCTCCGCGACTTCGGCTTCAACCGCATCAGCATCGGGGTGCAGGATCTGGATACGGCGGTGCAGAAAGCCGTGCATCGCGAACAGAGTTTTGCACTCACTGCGGGTGTCATCGGCGAGGCGCGCCAGCTTGGCTTTCGCTCCGTCAGCCTCGATCTGATCTACGGCCTGCCCCTGCAGACCCCGGAAAGCTTTGCCCGGACGCTGGAAGCGGTTCTCGCCATGCGTCCGGATCGCCTGTCCGTCTTCAATTATGCCCACCTGCCGGAGCGGTTCCCGCCCCAGAAGCGGATTCCCGACGCGGACATCCCCAGTCCCGACACCAAGCTACGCATCCTCGCCGAAAGCATCGCCACCCTGCAGGAGGCCGGTTATCTCTATATCGGCATGGACCACTTCGCCCTGCCCGATGACGAATTGGCTATCGCACAGCGGGAAGGTAGTCTGTATCGCAATTTTCAGGGCTACTCCACCCATGCCGGGACGGATCTGTTGGCCTTCGGGATGAGCGCCATCGCCATGGTCGGTCCCACCTACAGTCAGAACATCAAGGATCTGGATACCTGGGGCACCACCCTGGAGAGCGGCCACCTACCGGTGGAGCGCGGCCTGCACCTGGGCGACGAGGACCTGCTGCGCCGCCACATCATCACCCGTCTGATCTGCGATTTCAGCCTGGATTTCGCCGCGCTGAACCGGCAGTTCGGCCTGGATTTCCACCAGCATTTCGCAGCCAGCCTGCCCGCCCTGGAGGCCATGGCGAGTGATGGACTCCTGCACATGGACGCTCACACCCTGACGGTCACTCCGCAGGGGCGGCTGCTGATCCGCCATATCTGCATGGCCTTCGACGCCTACCTCGCGCAAAAGCCGGTGCGTTACTCGCGGGTGATTTGA